In the genome of Brachypodium distachyon strain Bd21 chromosome 3, Brachypodium_distachyon_v3.0, whole genome shotgun sequence, the window ATGAGGACACAAatatttaaacaactcatTTCTAAAAATTTCATATAGCAGCGCGTGGTGCATAGATTTACCTATTAAAGCACATTTTTCTTGTGCGAAAGATGCAGTGCTTCTGGATGTAAACTCGTGCAGTCCAGCACCTTGAATAATTTGAGTTACAGACACTTGATTCATGGCCTCAAAAAAGACACTTGATTTATTCGAGTGACATACGCATGCATTAAGCAGGTGGGGAGAGGTGAGGCGATCCCATCAACCTGTTACCTGTCACGACTCACGACCGATACAATACAAGTATTGCACCTAGCACCTTAATTATCTTGTCTTAATTTACAACGGGTGAGCGATCAAAAGCACCATCCGGAAGTCGTAATCCCCGGGACGAGCATCATGTCGCCGTCCACAAGCCGTCTCTGCTTCGCCTGTACCAAATTCGCTCGAAGGCTCACCTCCTGCGTCTGCAATACCGGCCGGCCACACGCAAACCAGAAATTAGTACTAGTAGCTAAGCAGAGATGCACAGTAGTACTACTTGACAAAACTAAGTAGATGACAGACAAATAAGAAGCAAATAGGTTTAGTTTACGTCCGACAGCGATCGACCGAATCGAACAAAAACACAAGGGTTTCAGTACGGTACAAGATTCAGAGTAGGTTACGTTAATCCGGTGAGACATCACCGGGAACTCAAAGACCGACGGGCCAACAACACCAACCTGCAACCGGGTGACGATCCTCGCCAGCCGCATGGCTTCCTCCAGCCCTTCCACCTCCTCCCttatcgtcttcgccagctcgcCCAGCGTCCCGCTCGTCGCTCCGGCCTGAACGCCGCAGTCAACGCACGCACCCACACACACGTACGAGCTGTCAAAATTCATGGCGGAAATTAGCGAGGTGTTTGTGTTTCCCCTGTGGTTTACGTACCGTGGTGTAGAACGTGTCGGCGTTTGTTTCGATCTCGGTCACCGTGTCGACACAGGCGGAAATGGTCTCGCGCATCGCTTCCATGTCGGCCTGTTTGCAAGAGCGTGTGTGCACGATGATTAACTGACGATCGAGCCGGAGAGAGTGATCGAGAGGTGCAGTGCAAGTCCTATATATGTGCACCATATATATGTGTGCATGTGACGTACTTGGGCGCCGGAGGTGACGGGGACGGaggtgcaggcggcggagagggcgctggcgaggccggcgacggcgtcggcgtgCGGCGCGGCGTGTGGCTCCCACGACGCGAGGAGCGGGAGCTCCGGCCGCAGCAGCCTGGCCAGCTTCAgcttctgccgccgccgctgcgccaCGATCCGCTTCGCCGCCTGGATGTTCCGCAGctccgccacccgcagccACGTGTAGAACAGCTTGTTCTGCaaccatatatgcatgcacgcacgcgcATGAGTGATCGATCGACCACCGgcagagaaaaaataaaatccatTGCTAGCTCCTGCATGCGACGATGGATTGATGTCTATGTCCGAGAGCTAACctcggccgaggaggtggctCGGGACACGGCGACCTCCAAGCGGGCGTTGGCGAAGCGCCACTGGAGGAGCCGCGTGGCAAGCACGCGCGCGCGGTGCGCgtcctcttccttctcgccCGTCGGGGCCTCCTTTATcttgcgcgccgccgccgccggcgtctccCTCAGCGCGCAGGCCAGCGACCCcctcccggcggcggcgtactCCGGCGACGTCGAACTCGCGCCGGtgctccgcccccgccgccgcgtcggcTCCCAGCAATTACCCTGCCTGCCCGGCTCCGGCAGCGACCGGCGAGGGGACAGCGTCACCGCCGCGGCGTCAGTGTTCTGGTCCTTGCTGCTCAGCGCCCGCCGTGGCGGCGCGACGTCCCCCGCGATGACGCTGGGCTTCTTGTTGTGGCTGCTGCCGAAGGAGGCCGCCTTGCGGAGGGAGCGCGCGAAGGTGGCGGACGAGAAGATCGGCGCGGAGCGCATCCCGTCGTAGAGGaacgcgccggcgccggcgcgggagGCCGCGCTCTGGACGCGCCCCAGCCGCCGCGAGGACACCGGCTGCGGCCTCGGGGTTCCGCCGCCGGACTCCATGGACGCCaataaattaataaatatataaatagaaTCAAGGATACCTTGATAATAAGTtaataaataataaattaattaaattaagCTTCGCCGATGGGTCGATCAGAGCAAGCGCGTTGCTTGCCACATCCTATACACTACAGGGGGGGAGAGAGgccgggggaggaagaagaaagaagcatGCATCGCAAGGACACTAGCGAACAAACGGTGCTAGATATAGCTAGAGCTTTGGGGTCGGTCGCGccatggagaaggagaagtgGTGTTCTCGCGATCGATGTCGCGTCGCTCTCGTCACACGATAGTAAATAACCAGATTCTATACATCACGGGCCGTTGATTTTTTATGAGAATTGCTCGAGCTCGTACGTCTAAATCGGTTGTGACTCGTACTCATCACACCACTCGATCACTTGCGGCTGTTGTTTATGTGTACACGAGGAAAAAGGTTTTCAGATTGTGTTGGGGGAAATATGGTGGGGTTTGGTGGGGGAAAGGGAGAGGGGAGCCATTTCTAGAGTGCCGGTGCTACGCCATGGCGACCTGAAATCTGGTCAATTTACCCGTGCGCAGCGCACGATGCGATTTCTTTTCGTTTGGACAACTGTAGTTGATAAGAAAGGACGGTagggagaaagagagatgTCAACGTTGCGAGAGATAAACTGGCCTTTTTAGGTGGGAGAAGAAACACACCAGAGTCGAAATCACAGGGAACTTGCATGAGGAATAACCCGATTTTATTGATTAAGTGGACGCAGTGCTGCAGTGCGACAAACCGGATGCACTGAACACAAGTACTACTAGCTGCCGAGTGCCAACAAAGACTTCTGATAAAATTGAAATCGAACATTACATGGGCCTGCTGGTTAGCTCACTTGGTGAGACCCAAGCCCAGCAGATATTGATCGGCGATTCCTTGTTTTTTAGGGAGTACTGATAGGTTATTCATGCAGACTTGAGGCTTTCTACTTCTCAGCCCATACTTGGGCTAAAACTGATAGGTCCCGATACTTTCTGTAAaaagatggatggatggatgggctctgaaaagaaaagatggatGGGTGGAGTACACGGAGTACATCATTTTTAGAACACAACTGTGTACATACACTGTGTCAGACGGCGGCACCGAAGTACCGAACAGACTGGGTTCTTGGACGTGCGCATTTTTTAGGTTTGTTGACCTCGTGTTAGCTGCCGAATTAAAAATCCAGAATTTGTCCAAGCTTAGGTCCTCGTTGTTTGCTTTCTGCTTCAGTTTTTGATGCTTTTACAATCTCAAAATCATTTCTCCTGTTTATACATAAAGCTGAGAAGCATCTTAGAACGTGATTTTGGTGCTTCTAACTGAGAAGCACctcttctcagcttcatgtgtaaacggaaAAAGtgagattgctagaagcatccaaagctgaagcagaagcccaaacaaacaggaccTTACAGCATCTTCACCGGCATGAGAAAAACTGAAGGAGAAAATCAGATTTTTTGGAGCGAGAAAACCTAGTTTTTTCTCCTCCATGGTTTTCCTCTCCAGCAGcatgagaaaaataaatgcCCCCTAAAATTTTCCAACTCTCATCCTATTGCACATATTCACCTCAAATAAACTAGACATTTCAACATATgacaaaccaaacataccaAATCCATCGAATACAAATTCAAACATAGTTCAAATGCACTTCATAGAAAATATACATGAAAATCAATCATGACGATGTCGCCCATGCCAATTCCACATCTCCTCAACAAGGTCATCACGAAGCTGCTCATGTGTCGCCCTATCTTCGATCTCTCGATAAACTTGGAGGAAGTTGTTTGCCCGGCCTAGAACCACCATGCTTCTTCATGTCCTTGTCCGTGAGCATGAGTGCAAGCAAATCGTCCTCATCGTCATCTATTTCTTGTTCATCCTCTGACAATTGCTCTTCAAAAAATTGAAGAAGTGAAGTCATCTACAAAAATGAATGAAATCAGAAgcagtgtcggggggatgaccctagatagggtcatgacgacacgctttagccgagatgacgaaggcaaagtCAGCATAATcatgtatgccggcatcattAGGACAAACTAatactaagccggcatacctAGAGAATGCCGGCATAactatcttgtcttataaAATTACAGGATAAGGATGAATACTCTGATCTCGGCCAGCGCCGAGatgtctcaacggtcttatcctcacCGCgcggcgcaaagtaaagcaacgTTATCTTTATCACGAAAAAGCAGTCGCCGCTTACGTTGCGGTGTCGGGCGACTGCgtaaagaagcaccgaaagagaatctctgacggaagccggcagatgattgctgtacttgttgcaggacGCCAGGGAAAGTAAAAAGTTGTTTTGTCCCCTacggtgccacccggagggaaccaaggcgCGTGCTCGGCGGGGCCTAAAGAAGGTGACGATAGGTttcggcccgcatgtcagtgtgacatgggcggttcataaatagagcactacccctcccTGGAGAGGGATCGAAGACTTAAGCATCTAgggtttttcccttcttcttcttgttcctcgagaatacagctcaaagagcgccattgtagagcttgttatctcggctaatacaacaaagcaggagtaggagtcttacctcggcaagaggcctccgaacctgggtaaatctgtgtgtgcttgtgtattcatgcgtgtttcccttcacatcctccctcctccggatccaccTTCGTCCATCAGTCCCAAGATAAGCCATCCCATGGCATCtcccgtgacaccaccacgatagttggcgcccaccgtggggccagcagcggcactggctggagttttcatccggacggaaACCTTCCTCGTCACCAGAaagcgcgtggtctccggtttggtctagagattcggctctctgggcttcatcgacaacaacgccgGCTGTTTCAACAACGCGCCGCTTCCCTGCGCAgaccgcttcatcaacttcggcatgcatgaagTTTATGTCGCTATTGACAAtccttgcaggtacccagagcaggtagtggtggccgaagatccccccACCATCTGCACGGTTCACggccggcatgtcgactgccccgctgaccgtgtggaggtcatggtaaCGGCTCACGGCGTCGATGCTGGCAAAGGCACTGCGGAAAGCGGCGCAGTCCCGAGCAAATCTGGCAGAACGGTGAAGttccccttggagaagccggacaACGTCActgcca includes:
- the LOC100841655 gene encoding QWRF motif-containing protein 7 — encoded protein: MESGGGTPRPQPVSSRRLGRVQSAASRAGAGAFLYDGMRSAPIFSSATFARSLRKAASFGSSHNKKPSVIAGDVAPPRRALSSKDQNTDAAAVTLSPRRSLPEPGRQGNCWEPTRRRGRSTGASSTSPEYAAAGRGSLACALRETPAAAARKIKEAPTGEKEEDAHRARVLATRLLQWRFANARLEVAVSRATSSAENKLFYTWLRVAELRNIQAAKRIVAQRRRQKLKLARLLRPELPLLASWEPHAAPHADAVAGLASALSAACTSVPVTSGAQADMEAMRETISACVDTVTEIETNADTFYTTAGATSGTLGELAKTIREEVEGLEEAMRLARIVTRLQTQEVSLRANLVQAKQRRLVDGDMMLVPGITTSGWCF